CTTCTATAAGCTCCTCTTTTGAGAtaacatttgaattttgaatcacctcaataaataaatcaacTGTTACAAATCtgttattaaaaaatggaACTACCGATTTCAAACATCTATCTCTGGATTGTTTGTGATTATAATAGATAGTTACATATTCATTATAAATGATTATTTGTCGAATATCACCAAAACACTCAAATTGTTGCTTAATAGTTAACTCATTTATATAGCGCTGTGGTATGTTTCGTACAAATATTGCAAAGTTTAGTATTGTTGgatttgttaaatttataatagtGTCTCTATTTATTTCATATACTTTGGATTCTGCCTTATTTTTCGCTTTTTTGGATATATCAGTATTGACAGAAAATTGCTCTTCTTTATCATATAGATCGGAAGGATATTGTTTCAGTAGGGAAAGTATTGGGTAGAGTATCACAGCTAAATTTGGGATATCATCTACAATACCCGACAGTAGCTGATCCaaattatttgtaaattCTTCCAGAGAAATATCGGATGGTAATTCACAATCTGattcaaaaagatattcCATCACAAAATCTTCGACAAGATCTAAGTCAGCGGTTGTTTTAGTAGCTAGCAAAGCATGTAGTATTTGTAAAAACTGAAGTTGGATGCTCTTCGGTAAATTATCCATCGCCTAGTGTTAGAGTATAATAGATTTGGTACGGTTTCTtgaacaaaaagaaaactgATAGGAGTCAAATATGACAGTAATAAGATCAATAGGCAAGTTGTGTAACTTTcttattttgtatatttatctttttttggttgaaaaatatacattcaaaaaattgttttcatgaaacaaaaaaaaacagcTCATCTCCGGTACCTTCttgtattaaaatttgaacaGTATTAAACGTAACCCATGTACTGCTCTAATTAGAATTTTGAAGTAGCTTATCAAGATATAGAGTTCACCCTCTATCAGGTTATTACATAAAACCAACCTAAAAATGGCAGAaaagttttaattattatgtAATGTAACTGGGTTATTCTATCGgaatattcatatatatacaagcTTGAAATAagattagaaaaaaatctaaaagaaaaacaaaatataagaGTAATATGCGTAAGccaaattatatataatccCATTTATTTACGCTAGTCGGGATATCGGTATCAGCTTGTTCTGTTCCTtctataataaaatagtcACCTGCTCTCTTGGTTTGGGGGATGTTCTCTAAATTGAAAGCGTTGTGTTGGGAAACAAGCTTCTTCCATGATTCGTGACATTCTTGAATGGTTTTAATGGTAGAGTCCAGACTTTGGTATTCACCATTCAATgcaaatttatttcttggTTTATTTGTAGGTATTTTGTAATCTCTAAACCATTCTTTTGTGGATTTAAGTAATCCAGGAAATGTTTTTTCAACATCCTCTAAAGAGTTTATTGAGCCTGCTACGGGGTCCTTTGAATCTATCGTAATAATTTTCCAATCTAGCTCACCATCATCCACTAAAGCTATTGACCCCAATATTTTGACATTTTTAATGTCTCCTAAATCTAGAACCGATGATCCAATTTCGCAACAGTCCAGTGGATCATTATCGCCTTTCAAAGAATCTAAACTTACTTTTGTAGGATCTTCCCATGTTTGTGGGATAGCACCATAATTGTGAATATAGCCATGGTAAGGGAAAATGTTATTTACAAATCTTACTCGGCCTTTCTTCATATCTTGCATAATTGGGTTATATTCAACttcttttgatatttcaaaCTTTCCATTTGTCCATCTTGGTATTTCTACGACCATATTACATGTTCCATTTTGAAGATCTAAATTCAAGGGAATATCATGGAAATAGGATCCGATTTCACCATTatctaatttcaaatattttttatatgaTTCTGAGTATTTTGATCCCTGAGTTACACTCGAAAGCCTTCTATTGGAAAAACGTATTTTAGTTATTGACTTAAGTGGTACACGACAGTACATTAGGAGACCTGGTAGATTCACTATggttttatatttatatagtaaatCTTGTTGAATgtaacttttttttgtgaAAACTAGCTTCGGTTTTCTTAACTTATTTCTAAAtacattaataaaaaatataatagtaCTAGATAAGGCTAGTgttgcaaaaaaaaataggcGTCAATTGTGCCATTACTAGACAAAATGAAGGAAAGTAGATTGAATAGAAagtatattaataaatggtAACTTGGCTTGAATAATaaggtaaaaaaaagtagtTTTATCGTGGAGAGAATGCTCTATTATCACCTTATGATAgtgttaataatttaaccGTTATATTCTGTGTTGCAAAGCAACACGATTATCTGTCTCTCAATAATTATGATTGAATTTTGTTATGTTTGTGCACATGGAATGTAAAAATTGATTGTTAcctaaaaaatttaacaaGTTGTTTAGACATGCTGTATAGTATCTAATGTGACAAGTTTGGAAAGATATTCAACAATATATTTAGGGTTGGTACTTCTGGtgttaaaacaaataatagaGTATTCAGTATATTATAACAAGATCCTATGAGctttactttattttcaattaaatagaAGTTATGCCAATGTGAAAGCTCAAAGATCTATTACGCCCTGTATAAGGTCTATATACtatcatatatttttgaacCGATAACCTTGGACTTAGACAAGTGAAATAATACGTAAGGCAATAATTTCGTGAAATAGTTTAATGGAATTAGATATTCTCAGATACTCAAGTAGTTTCAGTAAGACATAGAAAGTTTAAAATGATTAACTAGAAATTCATTCCATATAATAGAATTGCAATATGTAATCTTAaaagtttaataattcatgcTACAAGATATTGCTTAGATAGTAGCTCAAAGAAGCGGAAATGTATCGAGTTTATCCAGAGTTTCCCGCTTCTCACGGCAGAAAACTCTTGGTATTTCACTTAATATCTGGTTGAGACAGATGTTGAGAAAGAAATTGCTCGAGAACTTTAATATTAGCACAATTACGGCTCCGGAAGATATGAAGTATTACGTCAACCGGGAATTTGACATATGTGCTGGCTAAGATTAGTAGAAAAAGCttaaattgatatttgCAAGTTCATTACTCGATCAAAATCTATAAGATGTATCTATTGTTTAGTATTAATGAAACTTTTAACAAAAAGTTCACAGCAATTACAATAGCAAACAGACGCCATCTCTTAGATTATCACCATTTTCAAATAGCTTATATCATATTTATCACTTAGGTTAACAACGCtgtatatgtatgtatgttAATGTTTTTGGCAAGAGGTAAAAGAAGATATCTAAAGTGCAAAATTTATCTTCTTTTATATGCGTCTCATTATATATAGCCGGGTAACATTTAACGCGTGTGGATCCAATTTACGTGTACCCAtcagaaaaaaatgtatctattaataataaaaaaaatttgggCATTAATAGGCGTTCACCTTATTTAGCTGTATCGTCAGATTTAGAACTTTCAATAGCAATTCGAAGTGGCATATATATCTAAGTATCAACTCTGCTGAtgcaagaaaaaattacagcgttaaatttacaaatttattGGCACGAATCTCAACCTATATATAGTTTATCTTTCAGCAACTTCTATAATGATGAGGAATATACTCTTTATACTGCAGGTggtgataataaaatacgacaatggaaaataaatatggtGAATAAATCTGAGGATTCATCAAATCCACTAATTTCGGCCATGGACACTAGTAGCAACAAGacaaacaataatattatagaaaTAGAGCACGTTAGAGAAATTGGGGAGCATGCCCAGGCGGTGAACTCAGTATGTGTAAGCCCCTTATTTCAACAAAATGAAGGTGACAGTTGTACAGATTCTTTATCCCCAACTCAAGCAAGAACAGTAGAATATATTTCGAGTACAGGTGATGATGGTGTATTACAATTATGGAGTATAACACATTCTAATCAAAAATCAGATACTGATGGGCCATCTCAATTATGGCGGACCCATATCAGAGGATTAAACAGTATGACTGCTGGTGCAGCGTCGGAGTTATATGATATATCGTGGTCACCCAAGGGAGATCGTATTGCAGTCGCTGGCATGGATGGcaaaatcaatttatttaatacttCTAATGGTGAACCCTCAATTATCGAAAACATTAAACTTAAAGGTGAGCCTCAGCTAAATGGGCAATCATCAGACGACTCCAGCAATCATAATGCATGCATCCAAGGGATTGCATGGGATCCAAGGGACCAATATATTGTAACACAAGGTGTTGATCGGGCTGTCAATATTCTACGAacaaacaatttaaaattggaaaaaagaatatgcAAAGATCCTATAAGTAAGAAACACTTTTTCCATAACGATACTTTGGTTTCTTTTTTCCGTAGGCCATCATGGTCACCTTGTGGTATACTATTAGCATTACCTTCAGGTTTGTATGATAATCTAAACTgtgttttaatttatacACGTAACAATTTACAAAATCCATCTATCGCATTACCTGGCTTATCAAGGCCTGCAATTGCAATTGCATGGTCACCAATAATATATGAATTTGTAGGTAATACAAATACCGAAAAAAGACCTTTAATCAATTTACCGTATAAAATGTTGATAGCTATAGCTACAACTactcaaataataatatatgaTACAAGTTCAATTGAGCCGGTTTCTATCATCGGTAACTTGCATTACACACCCATAACTGATTTAGTCATGGTCTCCTGATGGTAGATTATTGATGTGTTCATCGACAGATGGATTCTGTTCATATGTTTCTTTACCCACATCAATAATTGGTAAGCCAATGAATCTGAAATGTGATCATGATCAAAAACAgactttaaataatatattaccAAATTATGGAAATATCCCTATGGAACCTTCTAAAGTTGAAAAATCGACAGTTAATATTCTATCAGTTAGACGTAAATAGGCGATTCATACAAATtagggaaaaaaaaaggattGACTCTATTGTAGCTGaacaattaattataataatataatatataaagcTTATATGAACGTATATAAACGTATATGATGTGTGGGTGTATGACTGAAGATGATCTTCGTGGTTTTTGAGTAAATTGTCTTGAAGGGAAATGAATGATAGCAGGatacaattaatttaaCACTTCTCTTAGAGATGGATCTTTCTCTAAGAGTTTTTCCATATTCTTACGAGCTTGATAAATTGTATATTGTTTCCTTTCGGGGATATCCAAATCTAAATAAACTTCAGTATCCCAATTACGATTCATATCAACATTGAACTTGGTCAACAGATTATCCGGTttaattttggaaatttttctCTTATCAACTggttcattattatttgtagtGCTTGTCATTGGAGTACTAGTGCTTGAACGCGATGGATTATAACCTGGTGGGAATGGGAAATCTTGGCCATTTAAGTACTTATCGACAGTATCCTGAACAGATCCAGTGGTTTCcaatgaataaattatctgTTCACGATGTAAAGTGGGAGCAATATTCTGGACTGACAGAATCATATCTTCAGTTACATTCACATTACGACGACGACGAGTACTGTTATTACGTTGTTGATTGAATCTTGAATTGCTACCGGAATTATTCAAGGATTGTGAGTGTTGAAGTTTTGCCGCAGAAGGATGAGATTTCGGAACAAAAAACCATTTGattaataagaatattataaGTATTGATAATGTGATTGCAATGCcattcattttatttttctatttttttttttataatttccaattttcCTACAAagatttttgtaaatttgcTATATCGAGATATGTTTACGATATGATGCTGCCGACAATTatgaaatttattctttatacttgtatatatatatatatatgtgtaaATATACGTATGCAGGAATGTTTGTGTAAGCGTTAGACTGGGATTTGTCAAAGTTTTGTTTcgttttgtttttttgttccCCCAAGATGTTTTGTTCCTTTAATGATCCTGCAAAGCTTTTGGATTTAAAGAATTCGGGAAATTATAACCACGCAAGAAATGTGCACGGGTTTATCACTGATAAATGGCACGTGAAAGGAAAGTTGTAAAGAATTATAAGTTGAAAAACTGGCAACATTGTACCATCAACAGATGCTACCACTACTGTTGACTCTCGAATGAAGTTAATGATATAcgttttatttattgtataaagaatttttggaaaaaggaaaaaagaAGTATATCTACGTATTCGGAATGAATGCCTAAAAAGGGAAAATACTACAATCAAGTGTGATGAGactgaattaaaaattttaattaaaacaaaccaaattatatatgataaattattgttttttataGCGTATGTTTATAATACAGATGaagaaatgaatatatGAAATAGTACATGAAGATCATGATCAATCTCTAAATTCCATACGGAATCTACGGTTGCGATTGCGGACTTTATAAATGAATTGTGGAACGACGTTTACTTCTCTCGGTTGATTAGTATTGAAATGGTCCGCAACTTTGGCAACTAATTCGTCCCTCATCACACGTTTTGTTGTTGGTTTGCTAATACCACCTTGAACTTTTTCTTTAGATTTCTTACTCTGTTTTAATAGTTTTTCAGTTGTCTTGCCGTTCGCATCAGCCTTGGCATTCATAGAAATGTTACTGAATGATTGAGTCTGATTCCCTATATCTGAGCCTAATAAATACCCTTGTAAtgtaaaattatcattacaaTCTAAATTGTAACGATCACGATAACGGCGTAAGAAATCATCAGAATACAAAGATAAATCTGCCGGATGAGGTATTGGAATCAACGATGGATGGTTATTGGTAACGTGAGTCTTAACCAGTTCTCTCAAATAGTTTTGCTGAGCTGCATTCAAACGATGTTTCCCACCATGCCCTGTTGAATGATTAGTATCTTTTCCACTGGTGCCGCTGTTgtcattattgttattaccGCCATTAGAATTGTTTCCACCATGAGTATTTCTTGAACGAGATGTCTCCGATTCACTATTTGAGTTTGTATGGCGAGCCATCTTTTAATAGCAAATATTGCTCTTTACTTAGTTCTTTCTTTCTgcctcttttttttctccttgatatatatatatttttttcactttaatatatcatttttcttaatagcCTTTAGCTTAACGCTGCATTGTTCTTTACACCAAAACTGTAATTTTTCGACATTTAGAAAACGGAACAAAACTCGGAAAAGAGAAATAGAAATCCAACCCTGGCAACCCAATGGAGTTTTTCCGACAACCCtggtattttttttccatttccACTTTCCGTTTTGGGAAATTTCCGAACAGGAACCAAGATCCTAATACAACACGAGAATTAGCTTAGGGATCAACAGAATGCTTATTGGATAAACTATTACATTTATATAAGTGAAACGGTAATGAAGAAGTTTGGGAATACTATTTTCAAAGCTAGCGTTGAGTAAAATAACAGATATTTAAGAGTGCTTAAAAGTGTAAAATGACGGTCATTATTGCCTCATTATTCCTACCCCATCAGCCACAATTCATAGTTGACTCATTCTCAGATGCTGCTGCGAATTTGGCAAACTCAGATCTTGTCAAGATCAAGGAACCAATAGTTCCTACCCCTACTGCTGCCGCAATTCCTGAGGAACCAGCCTCAAGGAGATCTGTACATCGTTCTAGTATCTCACAGATTCCAAATCGCCAAGACTCAATTATATCTTTGGGGAATTCTAATCGGTCAAACTCTAGCTCAAGTGCTTCTAATAATAGTGGCACTACTGTCGTAGGATCATCTGCTAGTGATAATTCCACAGATGAAGTAATTTCTTCAGAAGCCTTTATTGAGAATTTGACTACTGGTATTCCAAGTAATAACAGCTATTCAACCTCTGGTGCTTCTAATGAAACTATAATTACAGATGGTAATGATTCTTCAATGGCAAAGGAGAAAGCTGTGATTACCCCTCGTTCAAAGACATTGTTAGATATCAAAGATCCAGCACAGGCTGCATTACAGCATGGTTCAAAGCTATCTTTCCCATCCATGAGACGGTCAAGTCAAGTGGTTAATAATCATGATCGCGCAAGTCTTTTAAAACCTGCTGAAGTCTTTGCTCATTTACCATGGCAAATTGTTAAAGGTAGTAAAGGTAATATAGGTATGTTCAATGCTGTGGAAACAGCacttgaagaagaattaatttgTGACCAAAAGACAAACGATATTATTCCAGTTTCTTGGGTTGGAACAGTAGGTGTGCCGACAGATGAATTGCCAAATAATGTGGTTGATGATATTGTTAAAAGATTAAGAACCCattataattcaaatgCAGTCATTACCGATGATATCACTTTTAAAGGTGCCTATAAGAATTTTTGTAAACAAATCCTTTGGCCCACTTTACATTATCAAATTCCTGATAATCCGAATTCAAAAGCTTTTGAAGATCATTCTTGGaatcattatcaaaaattaaaccaaCAATTTGCCAATGTCattataaagaattataaaaatGGTGATACTATTTGGATTCATGATTATCATCTGATGTTGGTTCCTGGAATGATAAGAGAAAAATTGCCTGATGCCAAGATTGGTTTCTTCTTACATGTTTCATTTCCAAGTAGTGAAGTCTTTAGATGTTTTGCTCAAAGAGAATTGTTATTGAAGGGGATTTGTGGTTCTAATTCAGTAGGATTTCAAACTAAAGAGTATTCCAGACACTTCTTACAAACCTGTAATAGATTATTAATGGCcgatattattaatgacgGTGTTAAATATAATGGTAAAATGGTTAGAGTCAATTCTACACCAATTGGGATTGACCTATTTAAATTGgataaacaaattaaatcCAAACAAACTTCTGACTtcagaaaaattattagacaGAGATGGAaggataaaaaattgattgtATCAAGGGATCATTTAGATCCTATTCGTGGTATTGATAAGAAGCTATTGGCATTTGAACgatttttaatagaaaatcCAGAATATAGGGAAAAAGttgttttaattcaaatttgtaTTGGTGGTAATAAGACTACTAGAAATGATTatattgaaagaaaagTCACTATAATTGCAGACCGTATTAATTCGttatcatcaaataatattagtgATTTTTCCACTCAACATGTTGTATTTTTGCATCAAGAAATTGATAGAAATCAATATCTAGCTTTAGCTTGTGAAGCagatattttcttaatatctGCCTTTAGAGAGGGAATGAATTTGACTTGTCATGATTTTGTGACTTGTTCAATGGATAAAAAGGCACCTCTATTGTTATCTGAATTTACTGGAAGTGCAGATCTGTTAAAAGGAGGTGctgttttaataaatccTTGGGATATTAAACACCAAGCCGAATCTATAAAATATGCATTGGAAATGTCAACTCcagaaaaaattagaaattggAAAAGTATGGCAAAGGCTGTAGTAAATAATGATTCGGATCACTGGGTAATTAAATCTTTACAAGGTATAAATGAGGCATGGGAGGCTTATAAAGAAAGTTCCACTGTCACTAGCGTTTCAATCCCACAGATTATTGCTGATTATAAGCATTCTTCAAATCGTCTCTTTATTCTAAAAGTATCTACTCCACCAACTTCCAGATTAATTTCTGCTTTAACAGATTTGATATCTGCGAGAAATTATGTTTATATCCTATCTcatttttccaaatcagTTTTTGAAGGTTTATACTCACGTGTATCCAATATTGGTTTAATTGCTGAAAATGGTGCATATGTAAAACTAAACAACGGTTCTGCTGGTTGGTATAATATTGTTGAGCATACTTATTGGATTAATCAA
This DNA window, taken from Henningerozyma blattae CBS 6284 chromosome 3, complete genome, encodes the following:
- the PPA2 gene encoding inorganic diphosphatase PPA2 (similar to Saccharomyces cerevisiae PPA2 (YMR267W); ancestral locus Anc_8.820), whose protein sequence is MYCRVPLKSITKIRFSNRRLSSVTQGSKYSESYKKYLKLDNGEIGSYFHDIPLNLDLQNGTCNMVVEIPRWTNGKFEISKEVEYNPIMQDMKKGRVRFVNNIFPYHGYIHNYGAIPQTWEDPTKVSLDSLKGDNDPLDCCEIGSSVLDLGDIKNVKILGSIALVDDGELDWKIITIDSKDPVAGSINSLEDVEKTFPGLLKSTKEWFRDYKIPTNKPRNKFALNGEYQSLDSTIKTIQECHESWKKLVSQHNAFNLENIPQTKRAGDYFIIEGTEQADTDIPTSVNKWDYI
- the CAC2 gene encoding Cac2p (similar to Saccharomyces cerevisiae CAC2 (YML102W); ancestral locus Anc_8.817), whose protein sequence is MQEKITALNLQIYWHESQPIYSLSFSNFYNDEEYTLYTAGGDNKIRQWKINMVNKSEDSSNPLISAMDTSSNKTNNNIIEIEHVREIGEHAQAVNSVCVSPLFQQNEGDSCTDSLSPTQARTVEYISSTGDDGVLQLWSITHSNQKSDTDGPSQLWRTHIRGLNSMTAGAASELYDISWSPKGDRIAVAGMDGKINLFNTSNGEPSIIENIKLKGEPQLNGQSSDDSSNHNACIQGIAWDPRDQYIVTQGVDRAVNILRTNNLKLEKRICKDPISKKHFFHNDTLVSFFRRPSWSPCGILLALPSGLYDNLNCVLIYTRNNLQNPSIALPGLSRPAIAIAWSPIIYEFVGNTNTEKRPLINLPYKMLIAIATTTQIIIYDTSSIEPVSIIGNLHYTPITDLVMVS
- the TBLA0C03700 gene encoding uncharacterized protein (similar to Saccharomyces cerevisiae CUE1 (YMR264W) and CUE4 (YML101C); ancestral locus Anc_8.816) produces the protein MNGIAITLSILIIFLLIKWFFVPKSHPSAAKLQHSQSLNNSGSNSRFNQQRNNSTRRRRNVNVTEDMILSVQNIAPTLHREQIIYSLETTGSVQDTVDKYLNGQDFPFPPGYNPSRSSTSTPMTSTTNNNEPVDKRKISKIKPDNLLTKFNVDMNRNWDTEVYLDLDIPERKQYTIYQARKNMEKLLEKDPSLREVLN
- the SAP30 gene encoding Sap30p (similar to Saccharomyces cerevisiae SAP30 (YMR263W); ancestral locus Anc_8.815); this encodes MARHTNSNSESETSRSRNTHGGNNSNGGNNNNDNSGTSGKDTNHSTGHGGKHRLNAAQQNYLRELVKTHVTNNHPSLIPIPHPADLSLYSDDFLRRYRDRYNLDCNDNFTLQGYLLGSDIGNQTQSFSNISMNAKADANGKTTEKLLKQSKKSKEKVQGGISKPTTKRVMRDELVAKVADHFNTNQPREVNVVPQFIYKVRNRNRRFRMEFRD
- the TBLA0C03720 gene encoding uncharacterized protein (similar to Saccharomyces cerevisiae TSL1 (YML100W) and TPS3 (YMR261C); ancestral locus Anc_8.813) produces the protein MTVIIASLFLPHQPQFIVDSFSDAAANLANSDLVKIKEPIVPTPTAAAIPEEPASRRSVHRSSISQIPNRQDSIISLGNSNRSNSSSSASNNSGTTVVGSSASDNSTDEVISSEAFIENLTTGIPSNNSYSTSGASNETIITDGNDSSMAKEKAVITPRSKTLLDIKDPAQAALQHGSKLSFPSMRRSSQVVNNHDRASLLKPAEVFAHLPWQIVKGSKGNIGMFNAVETALEEELICDQKTNDIIPVSWVGTVGVPTDELPNNVVDDIVKRLRTHYNSNAVITDDITFKGAYKNFCKQILWPTLHYQIPDNPNSKAFEDHSWNHYQKLNQQFANVIIKNYKNGDTIWIHDYHLMLVPGMIREKLPDAKIGFFLHVSFPSSEVFRCFAQRELLLKGICGSNSVGFQTKEYSRHFLQTCNRLLMADIINDGVKYNGKMVRVNSTPIGIDLFKLDKQIKSKQTSDFRKIIRQRWKDKKLIVSRDHLDPIRGIDKKLLAFERFLIENPEYREKVVLIQICIGGNKTTRNDYIERKVTIIADRINSLSSNNISDFSTQHVVFLHQEIDRNQYLALACEADIFLISAFREGMNLTCHDFVTCSMDKKAPLLLSEFTGSADLLKGGAVLINPWDIKHQAESIKYALEMSTPEKIRNWKSMAKAVVNNDSDHWVIKSLQGINEAWEAYKESSTVTSVSIPQIIADYKHSSNRLFILKVSTPPTSRLISALTDLISARNYVYILSHFSKSVFEGLYSRVSNIGLIAENGAYVKLNNGSAGWYNIVEHTYWINQVCKTLDAKIERLPGAYYKIADSMVRFHTENAEDKDRVSSVVGETITHINTLFGSKGVHAYLHKGILFVQQTGLSIDAIQFILRYYSATTSGSNSELSIDQKVEPSIPISPVKQPNSYFNKHNFPDQAIDFALVSGSSSPVVEPLFGVINTEVNNSSLKFGHSIVYGNTLASLANEHVDGANELINVLEMISSDDSKET